The Cherax quadricarinatus isolate ZL_2023a unplaced genomic scaffold, ASM3850222v1 Contig514, whole genome shotgun sequence genome includes a region encoding these proteins:
- the LOC138851404 gene encoding uncharacterized protein, producing the protein MADQQVFNGCRLVKAVKICARNVLYKTFVWGTPDKPASMTLDHYLNNINVPVTSKYFDKTQKEMIKKSPDGSEFDVSLLYLSIKLACKDVAPVNDQKWYTEGNIMEYYITAIKNMRNNVLHGQLEVTDEKYKETLNNLRELLTGCLKTSGEKYGRDQDEVNQEVKHMNDVLDKITTEILVGDDILMYCSDEVKRHMINNSRDKLKKIFQKATNTFLNLLRLQQYQYLQALSHNNSTRLQQYHVQGVAHNNITRLQTTAVPISSSIVSQQQYQTTAVPCTSTDSQQQYQTTAVPCTSTDSQQQYQTTAVPCTSTDSQQQYQTTAVPCTSTASQQQGTSTPPHIILVEGVAGSGKTTLVTLVIDEWTQGGQGNISDLDNYELLLWVQCRDPTMTCYQQLLDRLMPEVAIKFKDILPKLMKLCKILIIIDGLDEDNESSRRLVQSLLQEFKYCSNIAFLCTSRPEKVENFRRTIPAEYTVQHATLHGISRTNVEQFVRLNHQEITKQTGNNRNTDELVRRVMKSEGLQEHLRLPMNLILMIYIWDHDPDQLNLTSVTHTELYYNIHQLCKHKLKHRLTNHQDTKDIDDRKLKVNIDNVLITIYKTALESLSRDQINLEEETVDKLISTCDNWSLPYKEVLSAFLCLRPTWTMLGIQEQYSAPHKGIQDYFAALYIVNMLKQQYSTPTPASATPASATPASATPASATPASATPASATPASATPASATPASATPASATPATPASATPASATPASATPASATPASATPASATPVSATPASTTSASATPDTPVSIKRVLEVSIRSGEVDINKYQNVVIHVAGLLHLVLDQVPETAAREVVHLLQESGMRHNNQWLHLLDNTNMSPVIVKEISHLFNTKETIEVRDGRVRSCAALLPHLSSCKVVINIRGDPGDLPDLPDLLAALTHHHCTRLTLWHHYHHADTTTTDDNLLELLPHR; encoded by the exons ATGGCTgatcaacaagtgtttaatggctGTAGACTTGTCAAGGCTGTTAAGATCTGTGCCAGAAATGTCTTGTATAAGACATTTGTCTGGGGAACCCCAGACAAACCTGCCAGTATGACGCTGGATCATTACTTAAACAATATAAATGTTCCAGTAACATCAAAATACTTTGATAAAACACAAAAAGAGATGATTAAGAAGAGTCCAGATGGATCAGAGTTTGATGTATCACTGTTGTATCTCAGCATCAAACTCGCCTGTAAGGATGTAGCTCCAGTCAATGATCAAAAATGGTACACTGAAGGTAACATAATGGAGTATTACATTACTGCAATAAAGAACATGAGGAACAATGTTCTTCATGGTCAACTTGAAGTTACTGATGAAAAATATAAAGAAACCTTAAATAATCTTCGTGAGTTGTTAACTGGTTGTCTTAAGACATCAGGAGAGAAGTATGGGAGAGACCAGGATGAAGTCAACCAGGAGGTCAAACACATGAATGATGTCCTGGATAAAATCACGACTGAGATTCTTGTAGGAGATGACATACTGATGTATTGTAGTGATGAGGTGAAGCGTCATATGATTAATAACAGTCGTGACAAACTTAAGAAGATCTTCCAGA AAGCTACCAACACCTTCTTAAACTTGCTCAGACTACAGCAGTACCAATATCTTCAAGCATTGtctcacaacaacagtaccagactACAGCAGTACCATGTACAAGGAGTGGCTCACAACAACATTACCAGACTACAGACTACAGCAGTACCAATATCTTCAAGCATTGtctcacaacaacagtaccagactACAGCAGTACCATGTACAAgcactgactcacaacaacagtaccagactACAGCAGTACCATGTACAAgcactgactcacaacaacagtaccagactACAGCAGTACCATGTACAAgcactgactcacaacaacagtaccagactACAGCAGTACCATGTACAAGCACTGCCTCACAACAACAAGGTACATCTACTCCCCCACATATAATACTGGTTGAAGGTGTGGCTGGCAGTGGCAAGACTACTCTAGTGACGTTAGTAATAGATGAATGGACTCAGGGAGGTCAAGGTAATATTAGTGACTTAGATAATTACGAGCTTCTACTGTGGGTACAGTGCCGGGACCCAACAATGACCTGCTACCAGCAACTCCTGGACAGACTGATGCCAGAAGTTGCTATAAAATTCAAGGATATTCTTCCGAAACTGATGAAGCTTTGCAAGATCTTAATTATAATTGACGGCCTTGATGAAGACAATGAAAGTTCTAGAAGACTTGTCCAGAGTCTATTGCAAGAATTTAAGTACTGTTCTAATATTGCTTTTCTGTGCACTTCACGACCAGAAAAAGTTGAGAACTTTAGGAGAACAATCCCTGCAGAGTATACTGTGcaacatgcaacactacatggtATATCTAGGACAAATGTGGAACAATTTGTGCGTCTGAACCACCAGGAGATAACCAAACAAACAGGGAATAACAGAAATACTGATGAACTGGTAAGGAGAGTGATGAAGTCAGAAGGACTTCAAGAACACTTAAGACTACCAATGAACTTGATTCTTATGATATACATCTGGGACCACGACCCTGACCAGCTAAACTTAACATCTGTCACTCACACGGAGCTATATTATAATATTCATCAACTGTGTAAACACAAGTTAAAACACAGACTGACCAACCATCAAGATACAAAGGATATAGATGACAGGAAATTAAAGGTTAACATTGACAATGTTTTGATAACAATATACAAGACAGCGCTAGAAAGTCTTTCACGTGATCAGATAAACCTTGAGGAAGAAACTGTAGATAAACTGATATCTACCTGTGATAATTGGAGTTTACCTTATAAAGAAGTGTTGTCAGCGTTCCTTTGTTTAAGACCAACATGGACGATGCTGGGGATCCAGGAGCAGTACTCAGCTCCTCACAAGGGTATACAAGACTACTTCGCTGCTCTCTATATTGTCAACATGCTTAAGCAACAGTATTCTACACCTACACCTGCCTCAGCTACACCTGCCTCAGCTACACCTGCCTCAGCTACACCTGCCTCAGCTACACCTGCCTCAGCTACACCTGCCTCAGCTACACCTGCCTCAGCTACACCTGCCTCAGCTACACCTGCCTCAGCTACACCTGCCTCagctacacctgctacacctgccTCAGCTACACCTGCCTCAGCTACACCTGCCTCAGCTACACCTGCCTCAGCTACACCTGCCTCAGCTACACCTGCCTCAGCTACACCTGTCTCAGCTacacctgcctcaactacatcagcCTCAGCTACACCTGACACACCAGTCAGTATTAAGAGAGTGTTAGAAGTCAGCATCAGGTCAGGTGAGGTAGACATAAACAAGTACCAGAATGTTGTGATACATGTGGCTGGGCTGCTGCACCTGGTACTAGACCAGGTACCTGAGACAGCTGCACGGGAAGTGGTTCATCTCCTACAAGAGTCTGGTATGAGACACAACAACCAGTGGCTCCACCTCCTTGACAACACTAACATGTCTCCAGTAATTGTCAAAGAAATATCGCACTTATTTAACACTAAAGAAACAATTGAGGTACGTGATGGACGTGTGAGAAGCTGCGCTGCTCTCCTGCCTCACCTCAGCTCCTGCAAGGTGGTGATTAATATCCGTGGTGACCCAGGTGACCTGCCTGACCTGCCTGACCTgctggctgccctcacccaccaccactgtacacgaCTGACACTgtggcaccactaccatcatgctgACACAACCACCACTGATGACAACCTCCTCGAACTTCTTCCACACCGGTAA